The following proteins come from a genomic window of Paenibacillus spongiae:
- a CDS encoding superoxide dismutase family protein, with translation MNKKMHFTAAVLLFIGTALSGCGASAETLAKMEAEGSGMIRIGIINTKGETIGLARLTEQVDGVHIKIEASKLSPGKHGFHVHEYGLCEGPDFKTAGAHLNPEGRQHGFLNSKGSHDGDLPNLEVGPEGTAKAEFVDNRMTLAKSKPNSLLKQGGTSLVIHEGADDYRTDPAGNSGARIACGVIKQ, from the coding sequence ATGAACAAAAAGATGCATTTTACGGCAGCAGTCCTGCTGTTTATTGGTACAGCGCTTTCCGGTTGCGGTGCGTCGGCGGAAACATTGGCCAAGATGGAAGCGGAGGGATCAGGAATGATCCGTATCGGCATCATCAACACCAAAGGCGAGACAATCGGGTTGGCGAGACTGACTGAGCAGGTAGACGGCGTACATATCAAAATCGAAGCATCCAAGCTGTCGCCAGGAAAGCATGGCTTCCATGTCCATGAGTACGGTTTGTGTGAAGGACCGGATTTCAAAACGGCGGGTGCTCACCTGAATCCGGAAGGTCGTCAGCACGGTTTCTTAAATTCGAAAGGATCGCATGATGGAGATCTACCGAACCTTGAAGTAGGACCGGAAGGAACTGCGAAAGCGGAATTCGTTGACAATAGGATGACCCTTGCCAAGAGCAAGCCAAATTCCTTACTGAAACAAGGTGGCACATCGCTTGTCATTCATGAAGGGGCAGACGATTACAGAACCGATCCGGCCGGAAACTCCGGCGCACGGATTGCTTGCGGGGTTATTAAGCAAT